Proteins found in one Vallitalea guaymasensis genomic segment:
- a CDS encoding extracellular solute-binding protein: MLSTYEALTEPKWAGKVLVRSSSNIYNQSLLASFIALNGEEADAEWAKGLVANMARTPEGNDRDQMKAVVAGEGDVAIVNTYYVGKLLNSSDEYEVEVGKKIGVYFPNQETTGTHINISGGALTKHGKNSESAIKLLEFLTGEEAQDDYANANYEYPVNPKVEPSDLLKSFGDFDIQEIDLSLLGEYNDEAVKIFNKVGWQ; this comes from the coding sequence ATGTTATCTACATATGAAGCTTTGACAGAACCAAAGTGGGCTGGAAAAGTACTGGTAAGAAGTTCAAGCAATATATATAATCAATCATTATTAGCATCATTTATTGCCCTAAATGGAGAAGAAGCCGATGCAGAATGGGCTAAAGGCTTAGTAGCAAACATGGCTAGAACACCTGAAGGTAATGACCGTGATCAAATGAAAGCTGTTGTTGCAGGAGAGGGAGATGTAGCAATAGTTAATACTTATTATGTAGGAAAATTATTAAATTCATCTGATGAATATGAAGTTGAAGTAGGAAAGAAGATTGGAGTGTATTTCCCAAATCAAGAAACAACAGGTACACATATTAACATCAGTGGCGGAGCATTAACGAAACACGGAAAAAATAGTGAGTCAGCAATAAAATTATTAGAATTCTTGACAGGTGAAGAAGCTCAAGATGACTATGCTAATGCTAACTATGAATACCCAGTAAATCCTAAAGTTGAACCATCTGATTTATTGAAAAGCTTTGGTGATTTTGATATACAAGAAATAGATTTATCCCTTCTAGGTGAATACAACGATGAAGCTGTAAAGATTTTCAATAAAGTTGGATGGCAGTAA
- a CDS encoding ABC transporter permease — protein sequence MRNVMKGRRISPLHVIASIIIMLILLPSLMIVIQLFQPVTESWIHIKTYLLKDYLINSITLIFLVGGVTCLLGIFFAWSLSRYRWKYTKTLEILLFLPMAIPPYIGGYVYGGIFTSFGTLHRIMLTLGLKPIKIDILSMGGAVCVFSLFLMPYVMLVTKGFFNRLPKNIEESSRLLGKSRFQTFYKIILPMSRGAIIGGVILVALEVLNDYGLVKYFGIPTFSTAIYTTWFGLSDVDGAIRLASSLMIIVIIILLVEQFFRGRGRLSQAKAVPDLGTKKAAPIGYKILFYIVGTIYLLLSLIIPVAQLIHWSTLAKDTVVLRNLDKILKNTLITAIIVTIVIIICSSIIGNLNRLHSGIITKIYARIVIVGYSIPASIIAIAVLVFFIAADRNLGGIYGFFGLKNLFLTSSVFMLIFALTIRFMAIGYNSVESGFSKMGLKYYEASKLLGKGEWHTFTKVDLPILKPAIISAMILTFVDVLKELPLTLILRPFNFDTLATKVYTYANDEMIHEGSIYALMIIGVSTLALVFLLGFRKEKAE from the coding sequence ATGAGAAATGTAATGAAAGGAAGGCGAATAAGTCCTCTTCATGTCATTGCAAGTATCATAATTATGCTGATACTTTTACCAAGCTTAATGATAGTGATTCAACTATTTCAACCTGTGACAGAATCATGGATTCATATTAAAACATACCTATTAAAAGACTATTTAATAAATTCAATAACCCTTATTTTTCTTGTTGGAGGGGTTACATGTTTACTTGGGATTTTTTTCGCTTGGTCGTTATCAAGATATAGGTGGAAATATACGAAAACACTAGAAATATTATTGTTTTTACCAATGGCGATACCTCCGTACATTGGAGGATATGTCTATGGGGGTATTTTTACTAGTTTTGGAACACTCCATCGTATAATGTTGACTCTTGGATTGAAACCTATAAAAATTGATATCTTATCAATGGGAGGAGCAGTTTGTGTTTTTAGTTTGTTTTTGATGCCTTATGTCATGTTGGTAACAAAAGGATTCTTTAATCGCCTTCCTAAAAATATAGAAGAATCCTCTAGATTATTAGGTAAAAGCAGATTCCAGACGTTTTATAAAATTATATTGCCAATGAGCAGAGGTGCTATCATAGGAGGAGTTATACTTGTTGCTCTAGAGGTACTCAACGATTACGGTTTAGTCAAGTATTTTGGTATTCCAACTTTTAGTACTGCAATCTATACTACTTGGTTTGGTTTGTCAGATGTGGACGGAGCAATCAGACTTGCTTCAAGTCTCATGATTATAGTTATCATCATTTTATTGGTTGAGCAATTCTTCAGAGGTAGAGGGAGATTAAGTCAAGCAAAAGCTGTTCCAGATTTAGGTACAAAGAAGGCAGCACCAATAGGATATAAAATATTATTTTATATTGTAGGAACTATCTATCTGTTACTAAGTCTTATTATTCCAGTTGCTCAATTAATACACTGGAGTACTTTAGCAAAGGATACAGTGGTACTTAGAAACCTGGATAAAATATTAAAAAATACCTTGATTACAGCAATCATTGTTACTATCGTAATAATCATCTGTAGTAGTATAATAGGAAATCTTAATCGCCTACATTCTGGAATAATAACAAAAATATATGCTCGAATTGTCATTGTTGGTTACTCCATTCCTGCATCAATTATAGCAATAGCCGTACTTGTGTTTTTTATAGCTGCTGATAGGAATTTGGGTGGAATATATGGATTTTTTGGATTGAAAAACCTGTTTTTGACAAGCAGTGTATTTATGCTGATTTTTGCATTGACCATTAGATTTATGGCAATAGGTTATAACAGCGTTGAATCGGGTTTTAGCAAAATGGGATTAAAATATTATGAAGCATCAAAACTATTGGGAAAAGGGGAGTGGCATACCTTTACAAAAGTCGACCTACCAATACTAAAACCTGCTATAATTAGTGCTATGATATTAACATTTGTTGATGTATTAAAAGAGCTGCCACTCACATTGATACTGAGACCTTTCAATTTTGATACACTAGCTACTAAAGTATATACCTATGCAAATGATGAGATGATACATGAAGGAAGCATCTACGCATTGATGATTATAGGTGTAAGTACCCTAGCACTAGTATTTTTATTAGGATTCAGGAAGGAGAAGGCAGAATGA
- a CDS encoding ABC transporter ATP-binding protein, with product MIECKDISFRYSNAIEPTLNKVSFSLHNGGVLAVVGPSGGGKSTLLRVIAGLETPYEGTLSINNKVVFNVNNNVKPENRGIGMLFQDYALFPHMTVKKNIEYGIDHLPKKERKQRLDEVLELVALGGYEKRYPHELSGGQQQRIALARALAPKPKLLLLDEPFSNLDTHLLKKVRDDLFNIIRKTNITTIMVTHNPEDAKAEADKIISIVDGRIDREVMNMKD from the coding sequence ATGATTGAATGCAAGGACATATCCTTTAGATATAGTAATGCTATTGAACCTACATTAAATAAAGTATCATTTTCATTACATAATGGTGGAGTTTTAGCAGTAGTAGGACCTAGTGGTGGAGGCAAGTCAACATTACTTCGTGTTATAGCTGGGCTTGAGACACCATATGAGGGTACATTAAGCATTAATAATAAGGTTGTTTTTAATGTGAATAATAATGTGAAACCAGAAAATAGAGGAATAGGTATGCTTTTTCAGGATTATGCACTATTTCCACATATGACTGTAAAGAAAAACATTGAATATGGGATTGATCATCTACCAAAAAAAGAGAGAAAACAACGACTTGATGAAGTATTAGAGTTAGTTGCTTTGGGTGGTTATGAAAAAAGGTATCCCCATGAGCTTAGTGGAGGACAACAGCAACGTATTGCGCTTGCAAGGGCATTGGCTCCAAAACCAAAATTATTATTATTAGATGAACCTTTTAGTAATCTTGATACCCACTTACTTAAAAAGGTTAGAGATGATTTGTTCAATATTATAAGGAAAACCAATATAACCACAATCATGGTTACGCATAATCCAGAGGATGCAAAAGCTGAGGCGGATAAAATAATTAGCATAGTGGATGGTAGGATTGATAGGGAAGTTATGAATATGAAAGATTAG
- a CDS encoding sigma-70 family RNA polymerase sigma factor, translated as METKWTELILTFKQSQDKTQNEKIVINIINSFNPLINKYARKLSYDEAQSDLIIYLIKSIYKIPDLSGDAKIVKYFSNSLYYGYIKLLKKDIKIKNNEIIVDFCNEKYNNLIKDYGEITDIKIDINHSIDLLPKKERKIIQYKFFEQKTYTEISRKINLTRPTIKKYEEKGLAFLKNELKSYIE; from the coding sequence ATGGAAACAAAATGGACAGAATTAATATTAACATTTAAACAATCTCAAGATAAAACACAAAACGAAAAAATAGTTATTAATATAATTAACAGTTTTAATCCATTAATTAATAAATATGCTAGAAAATTATCCTATGATGAAGCACAATCTGATTTAATAATATATCTAATTAAATCAATATATAAAATACCTGATTTAAGTGGTGATGCAAAAATAGTAAAGTACTTCTCTAACTCCTTATATTATGGATATATTAAATTACTAAAAAAAGATATAAAGATAAAAAACAATGAAATAATTGTAGATTTTTGTAATGAAAAATATAATAACCTTATTAAAGATTATGGTGAAATAACAGATATAAAAATAGATATCAATCATTCAATAGATCTTTTACCAAAAAAGGAAAGGAAAATCATTCAGTATAAGTTTTTTGAACAAAAAACCTATACTGAAATATCAAGAAAAATTAACCTAACAAGACCAACAATAAAAAAATACGAAGAAAAAGGATTAGCATTTTTAAAAAATGAATTAAAATCTTATATTGAATGA
- a CDS encoding GNAT family N-acetyltransferase: MGKEVYKLTKNDFYKVTPLVKSNHELSVYSTVNGIMNGEVYVNSIAHPTAALIKTCECNYIAGDAKDLEFNKAVFENIDFWDQVTPDTSEWRNVICSNHKDKFIRAYTRRHYILENGLEKEINVELPEGYYLEEVNPNLLRQMKYNNVEDLIEWIDNWKDDEIFHKYGVGYYIRNDRDIVSWSLSDCTYNKKIAIGIHTDKKYRKCGFAKLVVSKVVQKCFAKGYESIDWLCVDCNKGSIETAKSVGFKLADKYTSFTPYPPIENLKDLTEDEWKEWGDYLFHASKSEPKLLIDCMLSYIKGNTLEDAKDVLKTIHSMEIPMDFEMESFIDYLHSCDMASEFNVKWMEG; this comes from the coding sequence ATGGGAAAAGAAGTATATAAACTTACAAAAAATGATTTTTATAAAGTTACACCTTTAGTTAAGTCAAATCATGAATTATCGGTTTATTCAACAGTAAATGGAATTATGAATGGAGAGGTATATGTAAATAGTATTGCTCATCCAACTGCTGCATTAATTAAAACTTGTGAATGTAATTATATTGCAGGGGATGCTAAGGATTTAGAATTTAACAAAGCAGTATTTGAAAACATAGACTTTTGGGATCAGGTCACACCTGATACAAGTGAATGGAGAAATGTCATATGTTCTAATCACAAAGATAAATTTATAAGAGCATATACTAGGAGACATTATATACTTGAAAATGGATTAGAGAAAGAAATAAATGTAGAATTGCCAGAAGGTTATTATCTTGAAGAAGTTAATCCTAATTTGTTAAGACAAATGAAATATAATAATGTAGAGGATTTGATTGAATGGATAGATAACTGGAAGGATGATGAGATATTTCATAAATATGGGGTTGGCTATTACATACGAAATGATAGAGATATCGTAAGTTGGTCATTGAGTGATTGCACTTACAATAAGAAAATTGCAATAGGGATTCATACAGACAAGAAATATCGTAAATGTGGATTTGCAAAATTAGTAGTATCAAAAGTTGTTCAGAAATGCTTTGCAAAAGGATATGAAAGTATAGACTGGTTATGTGTAGATTGTAATAAAGGTTCCATAGAAACGGCTAAAAGCGTTGGGTTTAAACTCGCTGATAAATATACTAGCTTCACACCTTACCCTCCAATTGAAAATCTGAAGGATTTGACAGAGGATGAATGGAAGGAATGGGGCGACTATTTATTTCATGCATCAAAGAGTGAACCTAAGTTATTAATTGATTGTATGCTTTCTTATATAAAAGGAAATACATTAGAGGATGCAAAAGATGTATTAAAAACGATTCATAGCATGGAAATTCCAATGGATTTTGAAATGGAATCATTTATTGATTATTTACATTCATGTGATATGGCTTCTGAATTTAACGTGAAGTGGATGGAGGGGTAA
- a CDS encoding helix-turn-helix domain-containing protein, with protein MFLSITKINFIVLDKHFFLFYTLSMEVFIIRSRIKELRKILGINQDLFANRISMSRSNLANIENGNVSLTDRVKNNIITEFNVNEEWFVTGKGEVFNNITSNLIDQLIKENSLDEIDKQTLTYFIQLDEASRKQVLGYIHRLLEEKNINNI; from the coding sequence ATGTTCTTGTCAATCACAAAAATTAATTTTATAGTTCTTGACAAACACTTTTTTCTCTTCTATACTCTTTCTATGGAGGTGTTTATTATCCGTTCACGTATAAAGGAATTAAGGAAAATATTAGGTATTAATCAAGATCTTTTTGCTAATAGAATAAGTATGAGTCGCTCTAATTTAGCCAATATAGAAAATGGGAATGTTTCTCTGACAGATAGGGTAAAAAATAATATAATAACTGAATTCAATGTTAACGAAGAATGGTTTGTAACTGGAAAAGGTGAGGTTTTCAATAATATTACTTCTAACTTAATAGACCAATTAATTAAAGAGAATTCACTTGATGAAATTGACAAACAAACATTAACCTATTTTATCCAACTTGATGAAGCTAGTAGAAAACAAGTTTTAGGATATATTCATCGTTTGTTGGAAGAAAAGAATATTAATAATATATAA
- a CDS encoding DUF6075 family protein, protein MFIRNKLHMRRFIQLVERDGTELLDTKRKSLFYIVAGNDDLYNKLYQIYDFDKRVMRKECVNSNQLYDETSIKLLTLAYVLIKENDDSLINLFQGLDDFNFELALSAIKIRYMGEYE, encoded by the coding sequence ATGTTTATAAGAAACAAATTGCATATGAGAAGATTTATTCAATTAGTTGAGAGGGATGGTACAGAGTTATTAGATACTAAAAGAAAGTCGTTGTTTTACATAGTTGCTGGTAATGATGATTTGTATAATAAATTGTATCAAATATATGATTTTGATAAAAGAGTAATGAGAAAAGAGTGTGTTAATAGTAATCAATTATATGATGAGACATCTATAAAATTATTAACATTAGCGTATGTATTAATTAAAGAAAATGATGATTCATTAATTAATCTGTTTCAAGGGTTAGATGATTTTAATTTTGAATTGGCACTTAGTGCTATTAAGATTAGATATATGGGGGAATATGAATAA
- a CDS encoding DUF3788 domain-containing protein produces the protein MYERLLDKNNQPTINQIYDTIGDNGITLLQELEQFLSNNYDIISELKFPFGNNYGWGTKYSHKSKHLCYVFYEKEAFTVTIQIGKNELPKLLEKLPDMLPKTNDLWENRYPCGSGGWIHYRVLNKTELNDIKELIKIKKRPVEKK, from the coding sequence ATGTATGAACGTCTACTCGATAAAAACAACCAACCAACAATCAACCAAATATACGATACCATAGGTGATAATGGAATTACACTACTCCAAGAATTAGAACAATTCCTATCCAACAACTATGATATTATATCTGAACTCAAATTTCCTTTTGGAAATAACTACGGTTGGGGAACAAAATACAGTCATAAAAGTAAGCATCTGTGCTACGTATTTTATGAAAAAGAAGCTTTTACAGTAACTATTCAAATAGGAAAGAATGAATTGCCAAAACTACTTGAGAAACTTCCTGATATGTTACCAAAAACTAATGATTTATGGGAAAATAGATACCCCTGCGGTAGCGGAGGATGGATTCATTACAGGGTATTAAATAAAACAGAATTAAATGATATAAAAGAATTAATCAAAATTAAAAAAAGACCTGTAGAGAAAAAGTAA
- a CDS encoding helix-turn-helix transcriptional regulator, with protein sequence MDLSMGEKIRIVLRRKKMTITDLATAIGTTRQNLTNKLTRDNFSEKELHQIAKALDCRYEGYFIFDDDEYV encoded by the coding sequence ATGGATTTATCTATGGGCGAAAAAATACGTATTGTTTTAAGACGTAAAAAAATGACAATTACTGATTTAGCAACTGCCATTGGTACAACAAGACAAAACTTAACAAATAAATTAACTAGAGATAATTTCTCTGAAAAAGAACTTCATCAAATTGCAAAAGCTCTTGATTGTAGGTATGAAGGATATTTTATTTTTGATGATGATGAATATGTATAG
- a CDS encoding extracellular solute-binding protein: MKKFLSLILVVTMVMALFTACGKKEAEDKKVVDSSKNQTENQDNQETEKPVKIRIYYSDNATLPFQDDWLTVKAAEEMFNVEFDWEVIPIADYSTKVSLALNTGTNTPDVILYQSTKGENASLALNGAIVPISDYSEFTPNFNKRVESFGLQDTVDKLKLADGKRYYLPSLYDVPFYDGGLILREDFLEAEGLEAPKTFDDLYKILKAYKAKNPDSYPLTILAGPRVLYRMTMPSYGVSLGKNGSSGTNTLSYDYDKKEYFPGAISEGYKEYISYLAKLYAEGLLDPEMADPINGDIWSQKMATGKSMATYAYYDQIGGLEGSTEIDGYKLQMYPSLEGTAGAHHQPKSSTGSGIIFPAKTAKRDDFERVVRTIDKVFFSEEGAKLWCLGVEGKTYTEENGKVKYADELVNSAEGIYKSLQVKYGCGSDVTQMVWVNEREMTKYDENYARINKEVAAMGDVIQAIPPTPLFDDMKAEDAGVLQTPLFDTFEVWADAFITGKKDVEKDWDTYVKEMKSLKIEEFCKIYNENLAK, translated from the coding sequence ATGAAAAAATTTCTATCACTCATATTGGTGGTAACAATGGTAATGGCTTTATTTACTGCTTGTGGAAAAAAAGAAGCAGAAGATAAAAAGGTAGTTGATTCATCTAAGAATCAAACAGAAAATCAAGATAATCAAGAAACAGAAAAACCAGTAAAAATTAGAATCTATTATTCAGATAATGCAACACTTCCTTTCCAAGATGATTGGTTAACTGTAAAAGCAGCAGAGGAAATGTTCAATGTAGAATTTGATTGGGAAGTAATTCCTATCGCTGACTATTCCACAAAAGTTTCATTAGCATTGAACACAGGAACTAATACACCTGACGTTATTTTATATCAATCAACAAAAGGTGAAAATGCTTCACTTGCACTTAATGGTGCTATAGTTCCAATCAGTGATTACTCTGAATTCACACCTAACTTCAATAAACGTGTTGAATCATTTGGATTACAAGATACAGTTGATAAATTAAAATTAGCTGATGGAAAACGTTATTACTTACCAAGTCTATATGATGTACCATTCTATGATGGTGGTCTTATCTTAAGAGAAGACTTCTTAGAAGCTGAAGGACTTGAAGCACCTAAGACATTTGATGACTTATATAAGATTTTAAAAGCTTACAAAGCTAAAAACCCTGATTCATATCCACTTACTATCTTAGCTGGACCTCGTGTTCTTTATCGTATGACAATGCCTTCATATGGTGTAAGTCTTGGTAAAAACGGTTCATCAGGAACTAATACATTAAGCTACGATTATGACAAAAAAGAATACTTCCCAGGAGCAATCAGTGAAGGTTACAAAGAGTACATAAGCTATCTTGCAAAACTATATGCTGAAGGTTTACTTGACCCAGAGATGGCAGATCCAATCAATGGAGATATCTGGTCACAAAAGATGGCTACAGGAAAATCAATGGCTACATATGCATACTATGATCAAATCGGTGGACTTGAAGGTTCAACTGAAATAGATGGTTATAAATTACAGATGTACCCATCATTAGAAGGAACAGCAGGTGCTCATCACCAGCCTAAGAGTAGTACAGGCTCAGGAATCATATTCCCAGCTAAGACTGCAAAACGTGATGATTTTGAAAGAGTTGTAAGAACAATTGATAAAGTTTTCTTCTCAGAAGAAGGTGCAAAACTTTGGTGCTTAGGTGTTGAAGGTAAAACTTATACAGAAGAAAATGGAAAAGTTAAATATGCAGACGAACTTGTTAACTCAGCAGAAGGAATCTACAAGAGTCTTCAAGTTAAATATGGTTGTGGATCAGATGTAACTCAAATGGTTTGGGTCAACGAACGTGAAATGACAAAATATGATGAGAACTATGCTCGTATCAACAAAGAAGTAGCGGCTATGGGAGACGTAATCCAAGCGATTCCTCCAACACCATTATTTGATGATATGAAAGCAGAAGATGCCGGTGTATTACAAACTCCATTATTTGATACATTTGAAGTTTGGGCTGATGCATTTATCACAGGTAAAAAAGACGTAGAAAAAGATTGGGACACTTACGTAAAAGAAATGAAGTCATTGAAAATAGAAGAATTCTGCAAAATATATAACGAAAACTTAGCAAAATAA
- a CDS encoding ABC transporter permease yields the protein MARRKKQNSYDSASLQKSNFKRHLRRYWQLYAMMVLPLIYFIVFKYIPMFGNILAFRRYRPGMGPYGVKWVGFKYFKMFMQDPAFWRAFRNTLTISLGNLIVNFPIPIIFAILLNEVRNVRFKKTVQTVSYMPRFISTVVVIAILGELLSPSSGLINNFLQSTFGIKPIYFMNEAKYFRWLYILTDTWQFTGWTAIIYLAAITGISADLFEAAKIDGANRLQQIIYVTIPSILPTIMVLLILNVGRMLSLGFEKVLLMYTPSNSQVSDIIDTLVYRTGLANQNYSYATAIGLFSGIIGVILVSSSNSISKKITGDGIY from the coding sequence ATGGCTAGACGCAAAAAACAAAATTCCTACGATAGTGCATCCTTACAGAAGAGTAATTTCAAGAGACATTTAAGACGTTATTGGCAGTTATATGCAATGATGGTATTGCCATTGATCTACTTCATAGTATTCAAATATATTCCCATGTTCGGTAATATATTGGCATTCAGAAGATACAGACCAGGTATGGGACCATATGGTGTCAAGTGGGTAGGCTTCAAGTATTTTAAGATGTTCATGCAGGATCCAGCTTTTTGGAGAGCATTCCGTAACACATTAACCATTTCTCTTGGGAATTTAATCGTTAACTTCCCTATACCTATTATATTTGCAATCCTATTGAATGAAGTAAGAAATGTACGTTTCAAGAAAACAGTACAGACAGTTTCATATATGCCAAGATTTATTTCTACTGTAGTAGTTATAGCAATATTAGGAGAATTACTTTCACCTAGTTCAGGGCTTATCAACAACTTTTTACAAAGTACATTTGGTATAAAACCAATATATTTTATGAATGAAGCAAAATATTTCAGATGGTTGTACATATTGACAGATACATGGCAGTTCACAGGATGGACAGCAATTATCTATCTAGCGGCAATAACAGGTATCAGTGCAGATTTATTTGAGGCAGCCAAGATTGACGGTGCCAATAGATTACAACAGATAATCTATGTGACAATACCTTCTATTTTGCCAACAATCATGGTTTTATTGATCCTAAACGTTGGACGTATGTTGAGTCTAGGATTCGAGAAAGTACTATTGATGTATACACCTTCCAATTCTCAGGTAAGTGACATCATTGACACATTAGTTTATAGAACAGGTCTTGCTAATCAGAATTATTCATATGCGACTGCTATTGGATTATTCAGCGGGATTATCGGCGTAATATTGGTATCATCATCAAATTCAATCAGTAAGAAAATTACCGGTGATGGAATTTACTAG
- a CDS encoding carbohydrate ABC transporter permease: MKTYRTKGNIIFDVIIYVVMIFVLLICLVPFLYMLAVSLSAPKAIINNEVSFIPVGMNFEAYKQIFSYPNFFKAYGNTIFYTTVGTFISLCMTTLFAYPLSKHHLKGQKIAMKLVVFSMFFSGGLIPNYLLISSLRLTGTRFAMLLPFAINQFNLIILINFFKSIPNEIEEAALIDGLGYFGILRRIIVPLSKPALATIGLYTAVFFWNDWFNGLIYLNTDQFPVMLFLRNIVNGTSMLGDAAGSADKATIAISIKSAVIITSTLPIIILYPFLQKYFVKGLTVGSVKG; encoded by the coding sequence ATGAAAACGTATCGTACAAAAGGTAATATCATATTTGATGTAATAATCTACGTAGTAATGATTTTTGTGCTTCTAATATGTTTAGTACCTTTCCTATACATGCTTGCGGTATCTCTTTCAGCACCAAAAGCTATTATTAATAATGAAGTATCATTTATTCCAGTTGGAATGAATTTTGAAGCATATAAACAGATTTTTTCTTATCCTAACTTTTTTAAAGCATATGGAAATACGATTTTCTACACAACTGTAGGAACATTCATTTCATTATGTATGACAACACTATTTGCATATCCTTTATCAAAGCATCATTTAAAGGGACAGAAAATTGCAATGAAACTAGTTGTGTTCTCAATGTTTTTCTCAGGTGGTTTAATTCCTAACTATCTACTTATATCAAGCCTTAGATTGACAGGAACACGTTTTGCAATGTTACTTCCATTTGCAATCAATCAATTCAATTTGATTATACTTATAAACTTTTTCAAATCAATACCTAATGAAATTGAAGAAGCTGCATTAATTGATGGTCTAGGATATTTTGGTATTCTAAGAAGGATTATTGTACCTCTTTCCAAGCCTGCATTGGCAACCATTGGATTATATACAGCAGTATTCTTCTGGAATGATTGGTTTAATGGATTAATTTATTTGAATACAGATCAGTTTCCAGTAATGCTATTTTTGAGAAATATAGTTAATGGAACTTCAATGCTTGGTGATGCAGCAGGTTCAGCTGATAAGGCAACCATTGCGATTTCAATTAAATCAGCAGTTATTATTACATCAACACTACCAATAATAATTCTATATCCATTCTTACAAAAATATTTTGTTAAAGGGCTTACAGTGGGCTCTGTAAAAGGTTAA
- the murQ gene encoding N-acetylmuramic acid 6-phosphate etherase — MVKLSDIETEQKNERTKNIDILTTIEVLQLMNDEDKKVAGAVQKVLPDIAEAVDIIYEKIADGGRLIYCGCGTSGRLGILDAVECPPTFGVEPELIQGIIAGGMGAIIKAVEGAEDNFQLGAEDLRSLGFTEKDVLVGIAASGRTPYVLGAVDYANSIGAKTISLTCSNGSKLNELSDVAIVPLPGAEVITGSTRLKSGTAQKMVLNMLSTSVMIKLGKVYGNLMVDVKASNEKLFERTVSIVKSATGADDCQAREVLERCGYSAKTAIVMIKCNMGMQKAEKALVEADGHISRVIEAYAL, encoded by the coding sequence ATGGTAAAACTAAGTGATATAGAAACAGAACAGAAAAATGAACGCACAAAAAACATAGATATTTTAACAACTATAGAAGTATTACAGTTGATGAATGATGAAGATAAAAAAGTTGCTGGTGCAGTGCAAAAGGTATTGCCTGATATTGCAGAAGCAGTTGATATCATATATGAGAAGATTGCTGATGGAGGAAGATTGATTTATTGCGGTTGTGGAACTTCAGGACGTCTAGGTATCTTGGATGCTGTAGAATGCCCTCCTACATTTGGAGTTGAACCTGAACTCATACAAGGTATAATAGCAGGAGGTATGGGAGCTATCATCAAAGCAGTAGAAGGAGCAGAAGATAACTTCCAGCTTGGAGCTGAGGATTTACGTTCTCTAGGTTTTACTGAGAAAGATGTATTAGTGGGTATTGCCGCAAGTGGAAGGACTCCATATGTATTAGGTGCTGTAGACTATGCTAACAGTATTGGTGCTAAGACCATAAGTCTGACTTGTTCCAATGGGTCAAAATTGAATGAGCTTAGTGATGTTGCTATTGTTCCATTACCAGGAGCTGAGGTAATAACAGGATCAACTAGATTGAAAAGTGGTACAGCTCAAAAAATGGTACTAAACATGTTAAGTACATCTGTCATGATAAAGCTAGGAAAAGTATATGGCAACTTGATGGTAGATGTAAAAGCAAGTAATGAAAAGTTATTTGAACGTACTGTATCCATAGTAAAAAGTGCTACTGGTGCAGATGATTGTCAGGCTAGAGAAGTCTTGGAAAGATGTGGATACTCTGCAAAAACTGCAATTGTCATGATTAAGTGCAACATGGGCATGCAAAAAGCAGAAAAAGCTTTAGTGGAAGCTGATGGGCATATATCACGTGTCATAGAGGCATATGCACTATAA